Proteins encoded together in one Solanum lycopersicum chromosome 7, SLM_r2.1 window:
- the LOC138337297 gene encoding uncharacterized protein: MAAPLNLEEGQSSTRPPCFNGHFYSWWKVRIHDYLMAEDSELWDIVLDGPFIPMMEEKDGEKTNLVPKPRQKYDEACESVKEIWDCLKTAHEGTEQVKESKIDMLTSWYENFKMKEGETIHDMFTKLSSIKNELRSLGETISMTKQVRKVLRILPKSWESKVDAITEAKDLKVLTMDALIGNLKIHEMNRNYDLSKKEAKKDKSLMLKYKSDEDSSDDDMTYLISRFQKIEHQKSRSDKENLRDLVLGKRDRRAAADLVVKKALAAWGDSSSDSKDPDEPNDVSMVVLHEEETVFKEMFALMAHTENEEEDNQITEEAEKLNGMSNGLQDEIQEKLKNSEKNLGLSLEMSNKLEKDIDKLKEELENSLKWTKSSKLLTNATNQSNFNKKGLGSLNITPPYNPHSKYVFVSDNLLCLIVVSERSSSQCWLKYTLLSVSQICDKGNEVKFTSEKCTVVSLTTKKVILTVQRSKNMYVANLETSHGDDLTCLSAQNENANLWHRRLGHVSSSLLNKLISKDLVRGLPKLKFAENKICEACVKGKQIRSSFKPKKQVTSSRTLELLHMDLCGPLKVQSRNGKKHILVIIDDYSRYTWTRFLKSKADTAEELVVFFKMIPTKLNQVICSIRSYHGTEFEN; this comes from the exons ATGGCTGCTCCACTTAATCTTGAAGAAGGTCAGTCGTCAACAAGACCTCCCTGTTTCAATGGACATTTTtacagttggtggaaagttagaataCATGATTACCTCATGGCTGAAGATAGCGAGTTATGGGATATTGTACTTGATGGACCGTTTATTCCGATGATGGAAGAAAAGGATGGAGAGAAAACTAATCTTGTTCCAAAGCCTAGACAGAAATACGACGAAG CTTGTGAGTCTGTTAAGGAAATTTGGGACTGTTTGAAGACTGCTcatgaaggaactgaacaagtcaaGGAATCAAAGATTGATATGCTTACCTCATGGTAtgaaaacttcaaaatgaaggaaggagaaacaattCATGACATGTTCACAAAATTGTCTTCCATTAAAAATGAGCTGCGAAGTCTTGGTGAAACTATAAGCATGACCAAACAAGTCAGAAAAGTGCTTCGAATTCTTCCAAAATCTTGGGAAAGCAAGGTTGATGCCATTACAGAAGCCAAAGATTTGAAGGTGCTGACTATGGATGCTTTGATTGGAAATCTGAAGATACATGAGATGAATCGAAATTACGATTTATCAAAGAAGGAAGCCAAAAAGGATAAGTCATTGATGCTGAAGTACAAATCAGATGAAGATTCAAGTGATGATGATATGACATATCTCATCAgcagatttcaaaaaatt GAACATCAAAAATCAAGAAGTGACAAAGAAAATTTAAGAGACCTGGTACTCGGTAAGAGAGATCGAAGAGCTGCTGCAGATTTGGTGGTCAAAAAggctcttgctgcatggggTGATTCTTCAAGTGATTCAAAAGACCCTGATGAACCAAATGATGTGTCTATGGTGGTTTTACATGAGGAGGAAACCGTTTTCAAAgaaatgtttgctctcatggctcatacagaaaatgaagaagaggacaaccag ATaactgaagaagctgaaaagctAAATGGAATGTCAAATGGTCTACAAgatgaaattcaagaaaaattgaaaaactctgaGAAAAACCTTGGTCTGTCGTTGGAAATGAGCAACAAACTAGAAAAGGATATTGAcaaacttaaggaagaacttgaaaatTCTCTTAAGTGGACAAAATCCTCAAAGTTATTGACAAATGCAACAAATCAGAGTAATTTTaataagaaaggactaggaagtTTGAACATCACTCCTCCTTATAATCCTCAcagtaagtatgtgtttgtgtctgACAATCTGCTATGTCTAATTGTG gtgagtgagaggagcagcagtcaatgttg GTTGAAGTACACTTTGTTGAGCGTGTCTCAAATCTGTGACAAAGGAAATGAAGTCAAATTTACTTCTGAGAAGTGCACTGTGGTGAGTTTAACTACAAAGAAGGTAATTCTCACTGTtcaaagaagtaaaaatatgtatgtggccAACTTAGAAACGTCTCATGGAGATGACCTGACATGTCTTAGTGCTCAGAATGAGAATGCTAATCTTTGGCATCGTAGGCTGGGGCATGTGAGCTCATCTTTATTGAACAAACTGATTTCTAAGGACCTGGTCCGAGGTCTGCCAAAGCtgaagtttgctgaaaataaaatctGTGAAGCCTGtgttaaaggaaaacaaatcagaTCATCCTTTAAGCCTAAAAAGCAGGTAACTTCATCAAGAACACTAGAGTTGCTTCACATGGACTTGTGTGGACCTCTGAAGGTTCAAAGCAGAAATGGCAAGAAGCACATTTTGGtgattattgatgactactcgaGATATACTTGGACAAGATTCTTGAAATCAAAGGCAGACACAGCTGAAGAGTTGGTGgtgtttttcaaaatgattccaaccaaattgaatcaagtCATTTGCAGCATTCGGTCTTATCATGGCACTGAGTTTGAGAACTAA
- the LOC104648280 gene encoding uncharacterized protein, with protein MAEDSEVRDVICKGPYVTTMEVKDGEVTRVIPKTRKQYNDSDRLLVQKNHKARKLLMCGLSINEYDLISSCESAKEIWDLLKTTYEGIEEIRKSKLDLFSTQFEDFTLNDGELIHEVRTRFSNITDELMFLEEPVPIVKQVSKILEILPRSWTNDFVTGNETREPDVMTMHTLFEHLQVQEMHRKNEGLFLKVKDKKTDLVDEADPKKENNDKATSSSEVCGMSYLSGHSIGNFSVHKAGHMTFVTSAEGKDKEGDLVHPKISRREVFFGAVKREMAAWEKSLSDSDDSEKIDNVFMAKSDEEDSDENNCGRDGNLKEDCPIFEKFERSSSNYSKKRKKAKERHVKFARSENNQEKKEREPGLHAKFVKSDSNVETERKGPGPPYYFSKNTLPHWTGRFLVKPFDSYWELYFKWVPKSNK; from the exons ATGGCTGAGGACAGTGAAGTAAGGGATGTCATATGTAAAGGTCCTTATGTGACAACTATGGAGGTTAAAGATGGAGAGGTCACAAGAGTCATTCCCAaaactagaaaacaatataATGACTCTGACAGACTATTAGTCCAGAAAAATCATAAAGCAAGGAAGCTATTGATGTGTGGCCTTAGTATAAATGAATACGATCTGATTTCATCTTGTGAATCAGCCAAGGAAATTTGGGATCTGTTAAAGACAACTTATGAGGGCATTGAGGAAATAAGGAAATCTAAGCTAGATCTCTTTTCTACTCAGTTTGAAGATTTCACCTTGAATGATGGTGAACTCATTCATGAAGTGCGCACCAGATTCTCCAACATCACAGATGAGCTCATGTTTCTTGAAGAACCTGTTCCTATTGTCAAGCAAGTCTCTAAGATACTAGAAATTCTTCCTAGATCTTGGACAAATGATTTTGTAACTGGAAATGAGACAAGAGAACCTGATGTAATGACGATGCATACACTATTTGAGCATCTTCAAGTTCAGGAGATGCACAGAAAAAATGAGGGGCTCTTTCTCAAGGTCAAAGACAAGAAGACTGATCTGGTTGATGAGGCCGATcctaagaaagaaaataatgacAAGGCTACCAGCTCAAGTGAAGTGTGTGGCATGAGTTATCTGTCTGGTCACTCCATTGGAAACTTTTCTGTGCACAAAGCTGGCCACATGACATTTGTCACATCTGCAGAAGGTAAAGACAAAGAGGGGGACCTAGTCCATCCCAAGATAAGCAGAAGAGAAGTCTTCTTTGGGGCAGTAAAAAGAGAAATGGCTGCATGGGAAAAATCCTTAAGTGATTCAGATGATTCTGAAAAAATAGATAATGTTTTCATGGCAAAGTCAGACGAGGAAGATTCTGATGAAAAT AATTGTGGTCGAGATGGAAATCTTAAGGAAGATTGtccaatttttgaaaaatttgaaagaagttCGTCAAATTATTCCAAAAAGCGGAAAAAAGCTAAAGAAAGGCATGTGAAGTTTGCCCGATctgaaaataatcaagaaaagaaagaacgGGAACCTGGTCTTCATGCTAAATTTGTCAAATCCGACAGTAATGTGGAAACGGAgcgcaagggacctggtcctccCTATTATTTTAGCAAGAACACTTTGCCCCATTGGACAGGAAGGTTTCTTGTTAAGCCTTTTGACAGTTATTGGGAACTCTATTTTAAGTGGGTTCCTAAGTCTAACAAGTAA